The following are from one region of the Oryzias latipes chromosome 12, ASM223467v1 genome:
- the nrarp gene encoding notch-regulated ankyrin repeat-containing protein — protein sequence MSQADVSTCSAPQRVFQEAVKKGNTKELHSLLQNMTNCEFNVNSFGPEGQTALHQSVIDGNLELVKLLVKFGADIRLANREGWSALHIAAFGGHQDIVLYLITKAKYSSGAR from the coding sequence ATGAGCCAGGCGGATGTGTCGACTTGCTCCGCACCGCAGAGGGTGTTCCAGGAGGCGGTGAAGAAAGGCAACACAAAGGAGCTGCACTCGTTGCTGCAGAACATGACAAACTGCGAGTTCAACGTCAACTCCTTCGGGCCAGAAGGACAGACTGCCCTGCACCAGTCCGTCATAGACGGCAACCTCGAGTTGGTGAAACTACTAGTGAAGTTTGGGGCAGATATCCGACTGGCCAACAGGGAAGGGTGGAGCGCTTTACACATCGCCGCCTTCGGGGGCCACCAAGACATTGTGCTATACCTCATCACCAAGGCCAAGTATTCCTCTGGTGCGCGGTGA